The following coding sequences lie in one Allochromatium vinosum DSM 180 genomic window:
- a CDS encoding magnetosome protein MamC yields the protein MSTHYEPRYYPVPAGPVYPPHPQTAPDCAALMRLATTGAIVAGSAAAAQQIRRFQSGTQTPQGALVETTRTAVIGGVATAAAGAIASSVSDQGFGRLGLMFLIGTAVVYGIQSRMTGSEETS from the coding sequence ATGAGCACGCACTACGAACCGCGCTACTACCCGGTTCCGGCCGGCCCCGTCTATCCACCCCACCCGCAGACCGCTCCGGATTGTGCGGCCCTGATGCGTCTGGCGACCACCGGCGCCATCGTTGCCGGCAGCGCGGCGGCGGCTCAACAGATCCGGCGTTTTCAGTCCGGCACCCAGACCCCGCAGGGCGCGCTGGTCGAGACTACCCGTACCGCCGTCATCGGCGGTGTCGCCACGGCGGCGGCGGGCGCCATCGCCTCCAGCGTCTCCGACCAGGGTTTTGGCCGGCTGGGACTCATGTTCCTGATCGGCACGGCGGTCGTCTATGGAATCCAGAGCCGGATGACCGGCAGTGAGGAGACCTCATGA
- a CDS encoding ABC transporter ATP-binding protein: MLEIRDLGLGYGERILVRGLDLAVPAGEVLAVLGPNGAGKSTLLKALAHLLRPRTGTLHLDGVPLTGLGRATRAQRVAYLPQQSPPVAVTVYEAVLLGRLPHLGWQVADADLALVDDILAHLGLSAFAGRLCTELSGGELQKVLIGRALAQTPRLLLLDEPVNHLDLANQLEVLALIRQTARDRDLAILVVLHDLNLALRFADHFLLLDGAGGHDAGAMTTLTPEQIERVYRVSVVRHDLAGHSLFIPR, encoded by the coding sequence ATGCTCGAGATCCGCGATCTCGGTCTGGGCTATGGCGAGCGTATCCTGGTGCGCGGGCTGGATCTGGCGGTGCCGGCGGGCGAGGTGCTGGCGGTACTCGGTCCGAACGGCGCGGGCAAGTCGACGCTGCTCAAGGCGCTGGCCCATCTGCTCCGACCCCGGACCGGAACCCTGCACCTGGACGGCGTTCCTCTCACCGGCCTTGGCCGCGCGACCCGGGCGCAGCGCGTCGCCTATCTGCCCCAGCAATCGCCGCCCGTGGCCGTCACCGTCTACGAGGCCGTTCTGCTCGGGCGTCTTCCGCATCTCGGCTGGCAGGTCGCGGACGCCGATCTGGCGCTGGTCGACGACATCCTCGCGCATCTCGGCCTGAGCGCCTTCGCCGGACGGCTCTGTACCGAACTCAGCGGCGGCGAGCTGCAAAAGGTGCTGATCGGACGCGCCTTGGCGCAGACGCCGCGCCTGCTGCTGCTCGACGAGCCGGTCAATCATCTGGATCTGGCCAATCAGCTCGAGGTGCTGGCCCTGATCCGGCAAACGGCCCGCGACCGCGATCTGGCCATCCTGGTGGTGCTGCACGACCTCAATCTGGCGCTGCGTTTCGCCGACCACTTCCTGCTGCTCGACGGTGCCGGCGGTCATGACGCCGGGGCCATGACGACCCTGACCCCGGAGCAGATCGAGCGGGTCTACCGGGTGTCGGTGGTCCGCCATGACTTGGCCGGGCATTCGCTCTTCATCCCCCGGTGA
- a CDS encoding Rossmann-like domain-containing protein, translating into MTDDTRWPSDPLLETLARRAVDDLARHPLVLEDLSLGQPISWALVRDRNGQRALGLALTPAGESGSPGPRHAGLPLDWSEWPLHELPGRILADHPLERCLALAVINAISQHRLAREGFAGVETTEVRPSVVRWVREQEVRRVVVIGNMGPLVTGLAEAGVPHVVFERSPGNRAGALPDAQEWAWLPRADGLILTGATLLNHTLAPILALAREARFKLLVGFSAQAHPAFLAGCGATHVFSLHIRHIDRVRRLLQVGHWNSMFETEMGYLARLNSEASSPDVISDGVR; encoded by the coding sequence GTGACTGACGATACCCGCTGGCCGAGTGATCCCCTGCTCGAAACCCTGGCCCGCCGCGCGGTCGACGATCTGGCCAGACATCCGCTGGTCCTGGAGGATCTGAGCCTCGGCCAGCCCATCTCCTGGGCGCTGGTCCGCGACCGGAACGGACAGCGCGCGCTCGGCCTGGCCCTGACGCCGGCTGGCGAGTCCGGCTCGCCGGGGCCGCGCCATGCCGGGCTACCGCTCGACTGGAGCGAATGGCCGCTGCATGAGCTCCCCGGCCGGATCCTGGCCGACCATCCGCTGGAGCGCTGTCTCGCGCTGGCGGTCATCAACGCCATCTCGCAGCATCGTCTGGCGCGTGAGGGATTCGCCGGCGTCGAGACCACGGAGGTTCGCCCGAGTGTGGTGCGCTGGGTCAGGGAACAGGAGGTGCGCCGCGTGGTGGTCATCGGCAACATGGGACCGCTGGTGACCGGACTCGCCGAGGCGGGCGTTCCCCATGTGGTCTTCGAACGCAGCCCGGGCAATCGCGCCGGTGCCTTGCCCGACGCCCAGGAGTGGGCCTGGCTGCCCAGGGCCGATGGCCTCATCCTCACCGGCGCGACCCTGCTCAATCACACCCTGGCGCCGATCCTGGCGCTGGCGCGCGAGGCCCGTTTCAAATTGCTGGTCGGCTTCTCGGCCCAGGCGCACCCGGCGTTCCTGGCCGGATGCGGTGCCACGCACGTCTTCAGTCTGCACATCCGCCACATCGATCGGGTTCGCCGGCTGTTGCAAGTCGGCCACTGGAATTCCATGTTCGAGACCGAGATGGGCTATCTCGCTCGCCTCAATAGCGAGGCGTCGTCGCCTGACGTCATCTCAGACGGGGTGAGATGA
- a CDS encoding heavy metal translocating P-type ATPase: MTSVPYRILHELSGRLRLRVPALAAASVGEPLRYWLESLDGVLDVRLNRAARSLAIDFDPRLLPRERLLARLADFKPGEPLETHREPADEPSVTPLVRNVLTLLLLPLLPRPAQHVATYLNIGTKLVKGADTLIHEGVKVEVLDALAVGLSASRGKLYTANITDLLLTLGEYLEERTQRQSDRLLRRLLRPAPTLAWVERDGQLVQIPGDQVQAGETLVVGVGETIPVDGYVVEGAALVNQAAVTGEDVPVAREAPKRVVAGSVLVEGRLRIRATRVGEDTTTARVARFIQESLDKSSETQRLADELADQRVYLTLGSAAAVYALTRDLTRVQSVFLVDYSCALKLGTPVAFKSGLYEAANHGVLIKGGEAMERLAEIDTLVFDKTGTLTHSELEVTDVVVLDPRCGESEEALLAMVASVEEHATHPLSQAVVEAARERDLQHISHGEVDYMVAHGLNAQLDCCRIIVGSRHYLEEHEGIRFDAHEMQVKRLLDEGKTLLYVASEHGPMGLIALRDTLRADAEATLERLRALGIERLVMISGDRQEKAEALGRTLRLDQVHGEVRPEEKAALITALQREGRKVGFVGDGINDGPALVAADVGIAMSRGADLARASADIVLTDDRLLAVADAREIAFGTMRIIRTNFNATVGINTAIMAGALMGRLSPVASALLHNGTTLGVLVNALRGARLTESGSVIREAESSHPV; the protein is encoded by the coding sequence ATGACCTCGGTTCCCTACCGCATCCTCCATGAGCTGTCTGGCCGGCTGCGCCTGCGCGTTCCGGCGCTGGCGGCGGCCAGCGTCGGTGAGCCGCTGCGCTACTGGCTCGAATCGCTGGATGGCGTCCTGGACGTGCGCCTCAACCGCGCCGCGCGCAGTCTCGCCATCGACTTCGACCCGCGCCTGCTCCCTCGGGAGCGGCTGCTGGCGAGACTCGCCGATTTCAAGCCGGGAGAACCGCTGGAGACGCATCGCGAGCCGGCGGACGAGCCGTCCGTCACGCCGCTGGTGCGCAACGTTCTGACGCTCCTGCTGCTGCCGCTGCTGCCGCGTCCGGCCCAGCATGTGGCGACCTACCTGAACATCGGCACCAAGCTGGTCAAGGGGGCGGACACCCTGATTCACGAAGGCGTCAAGGTCGAGGTGCTGGACGCCCTGGCCGTCGGTCTGTCGGCGAGTCGCGGCAAGCTCTACACCGCGAATATCACCGATCTCCTGCTCACGCTCGGCGAGTATCTGGAGGAACGCACCCAGCGGCAGTCCGACCGTCTGCTGCGCCGGTTGCTGCGCCCGGCGCCGACCCTCGCCTGGGTCGAGCGCGATGGACAGCTCGTCCAGATCCCGGGCGATCAGGTGCAGGCCGGCGAGACCCTGGTCGTCGGTGTCGGCGAGACCATTCCGGTCGACGGTTACGTGGTCGAGGGCGCGGCCCTGGTCAATCAGGCCGCCGTCACCGGCGAAGACGTGCCGGTCGCGCGCGAGGCGCCCAAGCGCGTGGTCGCCGGTTCGGTGCTGGTCGAGGGCCGGTTGCGCATCCGGGCGACCCGGGTCGGCGAGGACACCACCACCGCCCGCGTCGCCCGCTTCATCCAGGAATCGCTCGACAAGAGTTCCGAGACCCAGCGTCTGGCCGACGAACTGGCCGACCAGCGGGTCTATCTCACGCTCGGCTCGGCGGCGGCCGTCTATGCCCTGACACGCGATCTGACGCGCGTGCAGTCGGTGTTCCTGGTCGACTATTCCTGCGCGCTCAAGCTCGGCACCCCGGTCGCCTTCAAGTCCGGTCTCTACGAGGCGGCCAACCATGGGGTGCTGATCAAGGGCGGCGAGGCCATGGAGCGTCTGGCCGAGATCGATACCCTGGTGTTCGACAAAACCGGAACCCTGACCCACAGCGAGCTGGAAGTCACCGATGTCGTGGTGCTGGATCCGCGCTGCGGCGAGTCGGAGGAAGCCCTGCTCGCCATGGTCGCCTCGGTCGAGGAACATGCCACCCACCCCCTGTCCCAGGCCGTGGTCGAGGCGGCGCGCGAGCGCGACCTCCAGCACATCTCGCACGGCGAGGTCGACTACATGGTCGCCCATGGACTCAACGCCCAGCTCGACTGCTGCCGGATCATCGTCGGTAGCCGCCACTATCTGGAAGAGCACGAAGGCATCCGCTTCGACGCCCACGAGATGCAGGTCAAACGCCTGCTCGACGAAGGCAAGACGCTGCTCTATGTCGCCAGCGAGCATGGCCCCATGGGTCTGATCGCGCTGCGCGACACCCTGCGCGCGGACGCCGAGGCGACCCTGGAGCGGCTGCGTGCGCTCGGGATCGAGCGGCTGGTGATGATCTCGGGCGATCGTCAGGAGAAGGCGGAGGCGCTGGGGCGGACGCTGCGGCTCGACCAGGTCCACGGCGAGGTGCGGCCGGAGGAGAAGGCGGCGCTCATCACCGCGCTTCAGCGCGAGGGGCGCAAGGTCGGTTTCGTCGGCGACGGCATCAACGACGGCCCGGCGCTGGTCGCGGCCGATGTCGGGATCGCCATGTCGCGCGGAGCGGATCTGGCGCGGGCGAGTGCCGATATCGTGCTCACCGACGATCGTCTGCTCGCGGTCGCCGACGCGCGCGAGATCGCGTTCGGCACCATGCGCATCATCCGCACCAACTTCAATGCCACCGTCGGCATCAACACCGCCATCATGGCCGGCGCACTCATGGGCCGGCTCTCGCCCGTCGCCAGCGCGCTGCTGCACAACGGCACCACGCTCGGGGTGTTGGTCAACGCCCTGCGGGGCGCGCGACTGACGGAGAGCGGGTCGGTGATCAGGGAGGCGGAGTCATCTCACCCCGTCTGA
- a CDS encoding FecCD family ABC transporter permease, protein MDAAVLSAPRAVFQRQTGRRLLTGVALLILLAGLMIYALGQGSYALTPEAVLAALFGGPGAADPAAHVIWSIRLPRLLAALLAGMSLGLAGAVMQSVLRNPLASPMTLGVSQGAALGATCAIVLLGAGELNRLGPSAVVIQEPSLVVGAALIGGLGTAGAILLLALLRGLRPEALVLAGIALGAFSSAGTMLVQYFATETQAAATLFWTFGDLGKAGWREVAWLAAMLVPLFLLLKRAAWSLNALAWGEDSARALGVAVGPLRLWALAAGAVLAAVATAFLGVIGFVGLIAPHLVRLLIGADHRYLLPYAALAGAIVLLGADTLGRLIIAPVVLPVGAVTAMLGAPLLLALLLRRRSH, encoded by the coding sequence GTGGACGCCGCTGTCCTGAGTGCGCCGCGCGCGGTCTTCCAGCGCCAGACCGGGCGGCGTCTGCTGACAGGTGTGGCGCTCCTGATCCTGCTGGCCGGACTGATGATCTATGCCCTGGGTCAGGGCAGTTATGCACTCACGCCCGAAGCCGTCCTGGCCGCGCTGTTCGGCGGCCCCGGAGCCGCCGATCCGGCGGCACACGTCATCTGGTCGATCCGTCTGCCGCGTCTGCTCGCGGCCCTGCTCGCCGGCATGAGCCTGGGTCTGGCGGGGGCTGTCATGCAGAGCGTGCTGCGCAATCCGCTCGCCTCGCCGATGACGCTCGGGGTCTCTCAGGGTGCAGCCCTGGGCGCCACCTGCGCCATCGTGCTGCTGGGTGCGGGCGAGCTGAACCGGCTGGGACCGAGCGCAGTGGTCATCCAGGAACCCTCTCTGGTGGTCGGCGCCGCCCTGATCGGGGGACTCGGAACCGCCGGCGCCATCCTGCTGCTGGCCCTGCTGCGCGGGTTGCGCCCCGAGGCGCTGGTGCTGGCCGGCATCGCGCTCGGGGCCTTCTCCAGCGCCGGAACCATGCTGGTGCAGTATTTCGCCACCGAGACCCAGGCGGCGGCGACCCTGTTCTGGACCTTCGGCGATCTCGGCAAGGCGGGTTGGCGCGAGGTCGCCTGGCTGGCGGCCATGCTCGTACCGCTGTTTCTGCTGCTGAAGCGCGCGGCCTGGTCGCTCAACGCCCTGGCCTGGGGCGAGGACAGCGCGCGCGCGCTCGGGGTGGCAGTCGGTCCACTGCGTCTGTGGGCACTGGCAGCGGGCGCCGTGCTTGCAGCGGTGGCCACGGCCTTCCTCGGCGTGATCGGCTTCGTCGGACTCATCGCGCCGCATCTGGTGCGCTTGCTGATCGGGGCCGACCATCGCTATCTGCTGCCCTACGCCGCGCTGGCGGGGGCGATCGTACTGCTCGGCGCCGATACCCTGGGCCGCCTGATCATCGCCCCCGTGGTGCTGCCGGTCGGGGCGGTCACGGCCATGCTCGGCGCGCCCCTGCTGCTGGCGCTGCTGCTGCGGCGGCGGAGTCACTGA
- a CDS encoding TonB-dependent receptor, with product MYSRRSSPVQAALVIQCLAWSGAYAQETITLETIEVGAERILTPTKQAEETVYTGAALTTRGIEIQGAKAAMQVWGAIDLLPGVSAEQPDSRGLGVEQSSVRLRGVRSSLGTLTVEGVPNYGGNPIGPRDSLYDLENMESISVYKGAAPADIGTGVGTRGGAIVLHPKWPGEEAGAALSQRLGGNDFTRTHARLESGRLNASGTRIAGAASYSEADKWRGPGDLGPRINANLALVQPVSEDLELKLWLNHNDQEQHLYRALTYAQVAGAGADLDLDLDFNARRTGNAADDIHYYDYNRGAYLNTDLLSVLTYRPSSDTRFTLKPYYANEDAKILQGTTASGGRVQERNRDIERWGLIAEAGTEFQGISALLGYHYEHTDMEITSENYAITRTGLSYRGYGVLATTGTTHIHSPYAKLAGRLGALNWQAGLKYFQFQDAASDGYTTGGAPDYALVRASDLDREARSHDIWLPSLGLSYDLTPETQLYASYGRGFIRPYSYMPIINTYSSNRARFQAAGVTLNELFAGYDMEESDTLDLGLRFRGERFEIMPTLFFGQYRNLLTSVSDSRVLVNGKPVSYQQNIGEATGYGLELAINAYVSDALTLYLNPTYTRLTYDTDLTYQGTTLDTKGKQVVDTPEWMARAGLIYRIGGFELRPVLRYLGERHGDSRHAESIDAVLLADLTLSYSTERLWPGRTLKASLELTNLFDEDYVAVINASDDSQGGSASYYPGAPFTAMLTLGIEL from the coding sequence ATGTACTCACGACGCTCGTCACCCGTTCAGGCCGCGCTCGTCATTCAGTGTCTGGCCTGGTCTGGGGCGTACGCGCAGGAAACGATCACGCTCGAGACCATCGAGGTCGGCGCCGAGCGGATCCTGACACCGACCAAGCAGGCTGAAGAAACCGTGTACACCGGTGCCGCCCTGACGACCAGGGGGATCGAGATCCAGGGCGCCAAGGCCGCGATGCAGGTCTGGGGGGCGATCGATCTGCTGCCGGGCGTGAGCGCCGAGCAACCGGACAGCCGCGGACTGGGGGTGGAGCAATCGAGCGTGCGTCTGCGCGGAGTGCGCAGTTCGCTGGGCACCCTCACCGTGGAAGGGGTGCCGAACTACGGCGGCAACCCCATCGGTCCGCGGGATTCTCTCTATGACCTGGAGAACATGGAGTCGATCTCCGTCTACAAGGGCGCGGCCCCGGCCGACATCGGCACCGGCGTCGGCACGCGCGGCGGGGCCATCGTCCTGCATCCCAAATGGCCCGGCGAGGAAGCCGGCGCCGCGCTGAGTCAGCGGCTGGGTGGGAATGACTTCACGCGCACCCACGCGCGGCTGGAATCCGGACGGTTGAACGCGAGCGGCACCCGGATCGCCGGCGCGGCCTCCTATTCGGAGGCGGACAAGTGGCGCGGCCCGGGGGATCTGGGGCCACGGATCAATGCCAATCTGGCGCTCGTCCAGCCGGTGAGCGAGGATCTCGAACTCAAGCTCTGGCTCAATCACAACGACCAGGAACAGCACCTCTACCGGGCGCTGACCTATGCGCAGGTCGCCGGGGCGGGGGCGGATCTGGATCTGGATCTCGACTTCAACGCCCGGCGCACCGGGAACGCGGCCGATGACATCCATTACTACGACTACAACCGCGGCGCCTACCTCAATACCGATCTGCTCTCGGTCCTGACCTACCGGCCCAGTTCGGACACCCGCTTCACCCTCAAGCCCTACTACGCCAACGAGGACGCCAAGATCCTCCAGGGCACCACGGCGAGCGGCGGACGGGTTCAGGAGCGCAACCGCGACATCGAGCGCTGGGGTCTGATCGCCGAGGCCGGCACCGAATTCCAGGGGATCTCCGCTCTGCTCGGGTATCACTATGAGCACACGGATATGGAGATTACCTCTGAGAATTACGCCATCACCCGCACCGGACTCAGTTATCGCGGCTACGGCGTGCTGGCGACCACCGGGACGACGCACATCCACAGCCCCTATGCCAAGCTCGCCGGCCGACTCGGTGCACTGAACTGGCAGGCCGGACTCAAATATTTCCAGTTCCAGGATGCTGCCAGCGACGGCTACACGACCGGCGGAGCGCCCGACTATGCCCTGGTGCGGGCATCCGACCTGGACCGCGAGGCGCGTTCCCATGACATCTGGCTGCCGTCGCTCGGCCTCTCCTACGACCTGACGCCCGAGACCCAGCTCTATGCCAGCTATGGGCGGGGATTCATCCGTCCCTATTCCTACATGCCCATCATCAATACCTACAGCAGCAACCGCGCACGCTTCCAGGCCGCCGGGGTCACGCTGAACGAGCTGTTCGCCGGCTATGACATGGAGGAGTCCGATACCCTGGATCTCGGCCTGCGCTTTCGCGGCGAGCGTTTTGAGATCATGCCGACGCTCTTCTTCGGCCAATACCGGAACCTCCTGACCAGCGTGTCCGACTCCCGCGTACTGGTCAACGGCAAGCCGGTGAGCTACCAGCAGAACATCGGCGAGGCCACGGGCTACGGGCTGGAGCTGGCGATCAATGCCTATGTCTCGGACGCTCTCACGCTCTATCTCAACCCGACCTATACCCGCCTGACCTACGACACGGATCTGACCTATCAGGGCACGACCCTCGACACCAAGGGCAAGCAGGTGGTCGACACGCCGGAGTGGATGGCGCGCGCGGGACTCATCTACCGGATCGGGGGCTTCGAGCTGCGCCCGGTGCTGCGCTACCTGGGCGAGCGTCATGGCGATTCCCGGCACGCCGAGTCGATCGACGCCGTGCTGCTCGCGGATCTGACCCTGAGCTACAGCACCGAGCGGCTGTGGCCGGGCCGGACGCTCAAGGCGTCGCTGGAACTGACCAACCTGTTCGACGAAGACTATGTCGCGGTGATCAACGCCTCGGACGACAGCCAGGGCGGAAGTGCCAGTTACTATCCGGGGGCGCCCTTCACGGCCATGCTGACGCTGGGGATCGAGCTGTGA
- a CDS encoding iron ABC transporter substrate-binding protein, translating into MTACTRRHVLGLLVAGLAAPVWRSSSAASAERVLAVGPGALRLLAYLEATERLVGLEDMERRPLSTSSYRYALPPGLADLPSIGPGGPGRLPDLEQLLALRPNLVATVTLDGQQLQALRERAGLRVLPLSYGDTGLLRIDDLLTSLRALAAALGREARAEQLAGFLTANLAELRERLADATPAAAYLGGVSLQGAHGLTSTQSGHLPLVWAGADNLADRAGPTGHFFIDREQLLLWDPPTLFIDGGGLAGVLTEYAENPGFYQRLQAVREGRVYLTLPFNAYNTNVENALANAWMMARVLHPAALADLDVPTRAGAIMRTFLGADVMPALARNGQGLGRLDLETGQWTPLS; encoded by the coding sequence GTGACAGCTTGCACGCGCCGACATGTCCTGGGTCTGTTGGTCGCCGGACTCGCCGCGCCCGTGTGGCGTTCGAGCAGCGCGGCTTCCGCCGAGCGGGTGCTGGCCGTCGGCCCAGGCGCGCTGCGGCTGTTGGCCTATCTGGAGGCGACCGAGCGTCTGGTCGGGTTGGAGGACATGGAGCGACGTCCGCTCTCGACCAGTAGCTATCGCTATGCGCTGCCGCCCGGATTGGCCGACCTGCCATCGATCGGACCCGGCGGTCCGGGCCGTCTGCCGGACCTGGAACAGCTATTGGCGCTGCGCCCGAATCTGGTCGCGACCGTCACCCTCGACGGCCAGCAGCTCCAGGCATTGCGCGAGCGCGCCGGACTCCGAGTGCTGCCGTTGAGCTATGGCGACACCGGCCTGCTGCGGATCGATGACCTGCTGACCTCGCTGCGTGCCTTGGCCGCCGCTCTGGGCCGGGAGGCACGCGCCGAGCAGCTGGCCGGATTCCTGACCGCCAACCTGGCCGAACTACGCGAGCGGCTGGCCGATGCCACGCCGGCGGCGGCCTATCTGGGCGGCGTCAGCCTCCAGGGTGCCCATGGCCTCACCAGCACCCAGTCGGGACATCTGCCGCTCGTCTGGGCGGGCGCCGACAATCTGGCGGACCGGGCTGGACCCACCGGGCATTTCTTCATCGACCGCGAACAGCTCCTGCTCTGGGATCCGCCGACGCTCTTCATCGATGGCGGCGGGCTGGCCGGTGTCCTGACCGAGTACGCCGAAAATCCCGGCTTCTACCAACGTCTGCAAGCGGTACGCGAAGGCCGGGTCTATCTGACCCTGCCCTTCAACGCCTATAACACCAATGTCGAGAACGCCCTGGCCAATGCCTGGATGATGGCCAGGGTGCTTCACCCCGCCGCCCTGGCGGATCTCGATGTGCCGACCCGGGCAGGCGCCATCATGCGGACCTTCCTCGGCGCAGACGTCATGCCGGCCCTGGCCCGCAACGGCCAGGGTCTGGGCCGGCTGGATCTGGAGACCGGACAGTGGACGCCGCTGTCCTGA